A single Paratractidigestivibacter faecalis DNA region contains:
- a CDS encoding TerB N-terminal domain-containing protein yields MSSWRDEGDIYANGMDIDRLLEQILSDPRLRSSKAFSTTKTYADEPIIRRGSQMDSYLPQKIGQMRELQRTPRGRTWSETRLFYEQARLMEDFEDNCPYHGQFQSYYPTYRTMTDRQLRGYFTWRARVRAGQVEQTAASFAYVYLYELLMGIGVEPGRKAFDAIEAFWKTYRQFDPGMDRYVPEWLVDYVVEHDLPAELAVPYAHLEHDAAIAVLERAEKDALAAAPPKGRRRQPTDFAAMGDHAGEFAQSVCQLSSYRLDESRLYKERPEDVSRVLLAVYSRLALHYRGSRTQGLTETLFGLRFAVRHVMYASAVRYEPGFHEDCVYELSPTRRYVCKNGLWSCDSYHDGGARSAKLGQIVRAVDRQLRQALGYAHPLKDHAEAKYLVKIIDDEIAAYLGWKQAAAPRRVEIDLSKLAGIRSAAAVTREALLVDEEREDSAAEGAQEAVSMAAAEEAQQEAPAQADDVSNLGLSEDETALLRALLDGRKYAGPGNVGLMVDAINEALFHLLGDTAIEFGADGEPQLVEDYAEDVRAAL; encoded by the coding sequence ATGAGCAGCTGGCGCGACGAGGGCGACATCTACGCCAACGGCATGGACATAGACCGGCTCCTTGAGCAGATTCTCTCCGACCCAAGGTTGCGCAGCTCAAAGGCCTTCTCCACCACCAAGACGTACGCCGACGAGCCCATCATCCGCCGCGGGTCGCAGATGGACAGCTACCTGCCCCAAAAGATCGGCCAGATGCGCGAGCTGCAGCGCACGCCGCGCGGCCGCACCTGGTCCGAGACGCGCCTCTTCTACGAGCAGGCCCGCCTCATGGAGGACTTTGAGGACAACTGCCCCTACCACGGGCAGTTCCAGAGCTACTACCCCACGTACCGCACCATGACCGACCGGCAGCTGCGCGGCTACTTCACGTGGCGGGCACGCGTGCGCGCGGGGCAGGTTGAGCAGACGGCGGCCTCGTTTGCCTACGTCTACCTCTACGAGTTGCTCATGGGCATTGGCGTGGAGCCCGGCCGCAAGGCCTTCGACGCCATCGAGGCGTTCTGGAAGACGTACCGCCAGTTTGACCCCGGCATGGACCGCTACGTGCCCGAGTGGCTGGTGGACTACGTCGTGGAGCACGACCTCCCGGCGGAGCTCGCCGTCCCCTACGCCCACCTGGAGCACGACGCCGCCATAGCCGTGCTGGAGCGCGCCGAGAAGGACGCGCTGGCCGCAGCCCCTCCCAAGGGCCGCAGGCGCCAGCCCACGGACTTTGCCGCGATGGGTGACCACGCCGGCGAGTTCGCGCAGTCCGTCTGCCAGCTCTCAAGCTACCGCCTGGACGAGAGCCGCCTCTACAAGGAGCGGCCGGAGGACGTCTCGCGCGTGCTGCTGGCGGTCTATTCTCGCCTGGCGCTCCACTACCGCGGCAGCCGCACGCAGGGGCTCACCGAGACCCTCTTTGGCCTGCGCTTTGCCGTGCGCCACGTCATGTACGCGAGCGCCGTCCGCTACGAGCCGGGCTTTCACGAGGACTGCGTCTACGAGCTCTCTCCCACCAGGCGCTACGTCTGCAAGAACGGCCTGTGGAGCTGCGACTCCTACCACGACGGGGGCGCCCGCAGCGCCAAGCTGGGCCAGATCGTGCGCGCCGTGGACCGACAGCTGCGCCAGGCCCTTGGCTACGCGCACCCGCTCAAGGACCACGCCGAGGCAAAGTACCTGGTCAAGATCATAGATGACGAGATTGCGGCCTATCTGGGCTGGAAGCAGGCGGCGGCGCCCCGGCGCGTTGAGATCGACCTCTCCAAGCTGGCGGGCATCCGCTCCGCCGCGGCCGTCACGCGCGAGGCCCTTCTGGTGGACGAGGAGCGCGAGGACTCCGCTGCCGAGGGGGCTCAGGAGGCGGTGTCCATGGCAGCAGCGGAGGAAGCTCAGCAGGAGGCTCCCGCGCAAGCCGATGACGTCAGCAACCTGGGGCTCTCCGAGGATGAAACCGCACTGCTGCGGGCGCTTCTCGACGGCAGGAAGTACGCCGGTCCGGGCAACGTGGGCCTCATGGTGGATGCAATCAACGAGGCCCTCTTTCACCTGCTGGGAGACACCGCCATCGAGTTTGGGGCAGATGGCGAGCCGCAGCTGGTGGAGGACTACGCCGAAGACGTCCGGGCCGCGCTGTAG
- a CDS encoding spermidine synthase: MAGKKNMRVAALAAGAVAAGAAAAATCALRRLDPHPLRGGGLVYTTRGPQGEPVRVLRRGGVFQSATYLGEKCLEPVFEYYRAFGDVLGRAPGARRVLVVGGGGCSFPKLVALERPSACVDVVEIDPCVVDAAGRWFYVGEAARRMRDNGGDLRLVCADGRAFLDAAPTASYDMIALDAFAGAAPVAALADEGCARACWRALTPGGVVAANVVTPAGDAAFLRDLCCVFEAVFGQVELLPCEDDAWGADDNYLVVAWR, translated from the coding sequence ATGGCTGGTAAGAAGAACATGCGGGTTGCGGCGCTTGCTGCCGGTGCGGTCGCCGCCGGCGCGGCTGCGGCCGCCACATGCGCCCTGCGTCGCCTTGACCCGCACCCGCTGCGTGGCGGCGGCCTCGTCTACACCACCCGCGGCCCGCAGGGCGAGCCCGTGCGCGTGCTGCGCCGTGGCGGTGTCTTCCAGTCCGCCACCTACCTTGGCGAGAAGTGCCTGGAGCCCGTGTTTGAGTACTACCGCGCCTTTGGCGACGTGCTGGGGCGCGCTCCTGGGGCTCGCCGCGTCCTGGTGGTGGGCGGCGGTGGGTGCTCCTTTCCCAAGCTCGTGGCCCTGGAGCGTCCGTCTGCCTGCGTAGACGTGGTGGAGATAGACCCGTGCGTGGTCGACGCGGCCGGGCGCTGGTTCTATGTGGGCGAGGCGGCTCGACGCATGCGTGACAATGGCGGTGACCTGCGGCTTGTTTGCGCCGACGGCCGCGCGTTCCTGGACGCGGCGCCAACCGCCTCCTACGACATGATCGCGCTCGACGCGTTTGCCGGGGCCGCTCCCGTGGCCGCGCTCGCCGACGAGGGCTGCGCCCGCGCCTGCTGGCGCGCCCTGACGCCCGGCGGCGTCGTGGCCGCGAACGTGGTGACCCCAGCGGGCGACGCCGCCTTCCTCCGGGACCTCTGCTGCGTCTTCGAGGCCGTCTTCGGGCAGGTGGAACTTCTTCCCTGCGAGGACGACGCCTGGGGTGCCGACGACAACTACCTCGTGGTGGCCTGGCGGTAG
- a CDS encoding type II toxin-antitoxin system VapC family toxin — MSRYSGQRVLMDTNVLLDALDSRRPQSEEACRVLRHCNGGGATAYVCPMSLKDVYYVLAKAHGAEAARRGVGYLMGLVVIAPMGPEDCDVSLRSDEPDFEDGLVRACAELNGIDFILTRDAKAFDHSTVRAVNCAKYLEIFAARDEAARGAAFGVRP; from the coding sequence ATGAGTAGGTACTCTGGGCAGAGGGTCCTTATGGACACAAACGTGCTGCTAGATGCCTTGGACTCGCGAAGGCCGCAGTCCGAGGAGGCGTGCCGGGTCCTGAGGCATTGCAATGGCGGAGGAGCAACGGCGTACGTCTGCCCGATGTCCCTGAAGGACGTGTACTACGTGCTCGCCAAGGCGCACGGCGCCGAGGCCGCGCGGAGAGGGGTCGGCTACCTTATGGGCCTCGTCGTGATTGCGCCGATGGGACCCGAGGACTGCGACGTCTCGCTGCGCTCCGACGAGCCGGACTTTGAGGACGGGCTCGTACGTGCCTGCGCGGAGCTGAACGGGATTGACTTCATCTTAACAAGAGACGCCAAGGCGTTTGACCACTCCACCGTCAGGGCCGTCAACTGCGCCAAGTATCTCGAGATCTTTGCGGCGCGGGACGAGGCCGCAAGAGGGGCGGCCTTCGGAGTGAGACCCTAG
- a CDS encoding ATP-binding protein: MAEQKPRVPKRIAAVIINSLKGGVVPRIGLPYITVGREKEIQAFLTDLGLIESGGASFRFLVGRYGAGKSFLLQTIRTHAMGEGFVVADADLSPERRLQGNQGQGLATYRELIRNISTKTRPEGGALNLILDRWVSSVQQQVEAGADGASLLREQLAPLDEMVHGFDFTRMLRRYRMAYLEQDEEELAHVVKWLRGEYRTKTEAKSELGNGTIITDDDWYDYVKLLARFLVGAGYKGMLVMIDELVNLYKIPNSITRQNNYEKILTMYNDTLQGKAQYLGIIMGGTPQSIEDRRRGVFSYEALRSRLTQGRFAREDMTDMLAPIIHLQSLTYEELLVLAEKLADIHAGYFGYERKVTTDDLVRFLQVEFGRVGADSHLTPREVIRDFIELLDIMYQNPDTDVAELLQPNAFAQLAATVETGSNANGSKPGSSDVDPSFAEFTI, translated from the coding sequence ATGGCAGAGCAGAAGCCCAGGGTTCCCAAGCGCATCGCCGCCGTCATCATCAACTCGCTCAAGGGCGGCGTCGTGCCACGCATCGGCCTGCCCTACATCACCGTCGGCAGAGAGAAGGAGATACAGGCCTTCCTCACGGACCTTGGCCTCATAGAGAGCGGCGGCGCGTCCTTCCGTTTCCTCGTGGGCCGCTATGGCGCCGGCAAGAGCTTCCTGCTCCAGACCATTCGCACCCACGCCATGGGCGAGGGCTTTGTGGTGGCAGACGCGGATCTCTCCCCGGAGCGCCGCCTGCAGGGCAACCAGGGCCAGGGGCTTGCCACCTATCGCGAGCTCATCCGCAACATCTCGACCAAGACCCGTCCGGAGGGCGGTGCGCTCAACCTCATCCTCGACCGCTGGGTCAGCTCGGTCCAGCAGCAGGTGGAGGCTGGCGCGGACGGGGCCTCCCTGCTGAGGGAGCAGCTCGCCCCGCTGGATGAGATGGTCCACGGCTTTGACTTCACCCGCATGCTCAGGCGCTACCGCATGGCCTACCTGGAGCAGGACGAGGAGGAGCTTGCCCACGTGGTCAAGTGGCTGCGCGGAGAGTACCGCACCAAGACCGAGGCAAAGTCGGAGCTGGGCAATGGCACCATCATCACTGACGATGACTGGTACGACTACGTCAAGCTGCTGGCGCGCTTCCTGGTGGGTGCGGGTTACAAGGGCATGCTCGTCATGATCGACGAGCTGGTCAACCTGTACAAGATCCCCAACTCCATCACTCGCCAGAACAACTACGAGAAGATTCTCACCATGTACAACGACACGCTCCAGGGCAAGGCGCAGTACTTGGGCATCATCATGGGAGGAACGCCCCAGTCCATAGAGGACCGCCGTCGCGGCGTCTTTAGCTACGAGGCCCTGCGCAGCCGCCTGACCCAGGGTCGCTTTGCCCGCGAGGACATGACGGACATGCTCGCTCCCATCATCCACCTACAGTCGCTCACCTACGAGGAGCTCCTCGTCCTGGCAGAGAAGCTGGCAGACATCCACGCCGGCTACTTTGGTTACGAGCGCAAGGTCACCACCGATGACCTGGTGAGGTTTCTGCAGGTCGAGTTCGGGCGCGTGGGCGCCGACAGCCACCTCACCCCGCGAGAGGTCATCAGGGACTTCATCGAGCTTCTGGACATCATGTATCAGAACCCAGACACAGACGTTGCGGAACTGCTACAGCCTAACGCCTTTGCGCAGCTTGCGGCTACCGTTGAGACGGGTTCCAACGCCAATGGCTCAAAGCCGGGCTCCTCTGACGTTGACCCGTCCTTCGCAGAGTTCACCATCTAG
- the htpG gene encoding molecular chaperone HtpG — translation MRKFKTESKKLLDLMINSIYTNREIFLRELVSNASDAIDKLYLKSLTDASAQIDQANLAITVTPNKDARTLTISDNGIGMTAEELEKNLGTIAHSGSEEFKAANADKQGDAVDIIGRFGVGFYSAFMVAKEVSVVTRAFGSEECNRWTSDGIEGYTIEAVPADDPAYRQTAGSDVILTLKDNAEEASYDEYLEEYTLKDLIRRYSNYVRYPVQMMVTKSRQKEKPEDAGDDYKPEWEDYQELETINSMTPIWKKRGSDVTPEEYNEFYKSTFHDWEDPARTFSLHAEGTLEYDALLFIPGKAPFDLYSRDYEKGLELYSSNVLIMEKCADLLPDYYNFVRGVVDSADVTLNISRETLQQTRQLQAMERRIEKKVTSELESMRDNDRDDYVKFFENFGRGLKYGIYQSYGMKKDELGGLLLFWSAREQKYVTLQEYAEAMPEGQKAVYYAAGDDRERLAKMPVVKAVLAKGYDVLLCTEDVDEFCFQAMRDFEAKGLPKTYEDDAAREAAQKAQADGAEPETEDRTLELKNVSSGDLDLATEEEKKSAEEAAKANEDLFGAMKEALGEDVVTKVTVSARLTAADDAPSCVSAEGPVSLEMEKVLSTGPAPEDVKSQRVLEVNAAHPVFAKLQAAQAAGDKEKLALYTSLLYDQALLTEGLPVADPVAFAQNVCKLMA, via the coding sequence ATGCGCAAGTTCAAGACAGAGAGCAAGAAGCTCCTGGACCTCATGATCAACTCCATCTACACCAACAGGGAGATCTTCCTGCGCGAGCTGGTCTCCAACGCGTCCGATGCCATCGACAAGCTCTACCTCAAGAGCCTGACGGACGCCTCCGCCCAGATTGACCAGGCAAACCTTGCCATCACCGTCACGCCCAACAAGGACGCCCGCACGCTCACCATCTCCGACAACGGCATCGGCATGACGGCCGAGGAGCTCGAGAAGAACCTGGGCACCATCGCCCATTCCGGCTCCGAGGAGTTCAAGGCCGCCAACGCCGACAAGCAGGGCGACGCCGTGGACATCATCGGCCGCTTTGGCGTGGGCTTCTATTCCGCCTTCATGGTGGCCAAGGAGGTCAGCGTGGTCACGCGCGCCTTTGGCTCCGAGGAGTGCAACCGCTGGACGTCCGACGGCATTGAGGGCTACACCATCGAGGCCGTGCCCGCCGACGACCCCGCCTACCGCCAGACGGCCGGCTCCGACGTCATCCTCACGCTCAAGGACAACGCCGAGGAGGCCAGCTACGACGAGTACCTCGAGGAGTACACCCTCAAGGACCTCATCCGCCGCTACAGCAACTACGTGCGCTACCCGGTCCAGATGATGGTCACCAAGAGCCGCCAGAAGGAGAAGCCGGAGGACGCCGGCGACGACTACAAGCCCGAGTGGGAGGACTACCAGGAGCTCGAGACCATCAACTCCATGACCCCCATCTGGAAGAAGCGCGGCTCCGACGTCACCCCCGAGGAGTACAACGAGTTCTACAAGTCCACCTTCCACGACTGGGAGGACCCGGCCCGCACCTTCAGCCTGCACGCCGAGGGCACCCTGGAGTACGACGCGCTGCTGTTCATCCCGGGCAAGGCCCCGTTTGATCTCTACAGCCGCGACTACGAGAAGGGCCTCGAGCTCTACAGCTCCAACGTCCTGATCATGGAGAAGTGCGCGGACCTGCTGCCCGACTACTACAACTTCGTGCGCGGCGTCGTGGACTCCGCCGACGTGACGCTCAACATCTCCCGCGAGACCCTCCAGCAGACCCGCCAGCTGCAGGCTATGGAGCGCCGCATCGAGAAGAAGGTCACCTCCGAGCTGGAGTCCATGCGCGACAACGACCGCGATGACTACGTCAAGTTCTTCGAGAACTTTGGCCGCGGCCTCAAGTACGGCATCTATCAGAGCTACGGCATGAAGAAGGACGAGCTCGGCGGCCTGCTGCTCTTCTGGAGCGCCCGCGAGCAGAAGTACGTCACGCTGCAGGAGTACGCCGAGGCCATGCCTGAGGGCCAGAAGGCCGTCTACTACGCCGCCGGCGACGACCGCGAGCGCCTGGCCAAGATGCCCGTGGTCAAGGCCGTCCTGGCCAAGGGCTATGACGTGCTGCTCTGCACCGAGGACGTGGACGAGTTCTGCTTCCAGGCCATGCGCGACTTTGAGGCCAAGGGCCTGCCCAAGACCTACGAGGACGACGCCGCCCGCGAGGCCGCCCAGAAGGCTCAGGCCGACGGCGCCGAGCCCGAGACCGAGGACCGCACCCTGGAGCTGAAGAACGTCTCCTCCGGCGACCTGGACCTTGCCACCGAGGAGGAGAAGAAGTCGGCCGAGGAGGCCGCCAAGGCCAACGAGGACCTGTTCGGCGCCATGAAGGAGGCCCTGGGCGAGGACGTGGTCACCAAGGTCACCGTCTCTGCTCGCCTGACCGCCGCAGACGACGCCCCGTCCTGCGTCTCTGCCGAGGGCCCCGTCTCGCTCGAGATGGAGAAGGTCCTCTCCACCGGTCCCGCACCTGAGGACGTCAAGAGCCAGCGCGTCCTTGAGGTCAACGCCGCCCACCCGGTCTTTGCCAAGCTCCAGGCCGCCCAGGCCGCCGGCGACAAGGAGAAGCTCGCCCTCTACACCTCGCTTCTCTACGACCAGGCGCTGCTGACCGAGGGCCTGCCCGTGGCCGACCCGGTGGCCTTTGCCCAGAACGTCTGCAAGCTCATGGCCTAG
- a CDS encoding DUF554 domain-containing protein codes for MVGLGTLINVACIVAGGLVGLLCRGAITQRLQQALLRSCGVAVMFVGIAGTLEKMLSASLAADGTIALTSGGTMMMVVCLAVGTVVGEALDLDVRFEGLGVWLREKTGSSGDARFVDGFVTASLTVSIGAMAIVGSIQDGLAGDYSTLMLKGALDAIIVCAMAASMGRGCLFSALPVGVLQGSMTALATLLHPIMTDAALANLSLVGSMLVFCVGVNLIWPRTFKPANMLPSVVIAVVYALIAQAVA; via the coding sequence GTGGTCGGACTCGGAACGCTCATCAACGTGGCATGCATCGTGGCGGGAGGCCTGGTGGGGCTTCTGTGCCGCGGCGCCATCACCCAGAGGCTCCAGCAGGCGCTCCTGCGCTCGTGCGGCGTGGCCGTCATGTTCGTGGGCATTGCCGGCACGTTGGAGAAGATGCTCTCCGCAAGCCTGGCCGCGGACGGCACCATTGCCCTGACCAGCGGCGGGACCATGATGATGGTGGTCTGCCTGGCCGTGGGCACCGTCGTGGGAGAGGCCCTTGACCTGGACGTCCGCTTTGAGGGCCTTGGCGTCTGGCTGCGCGAGAAGACCGGCAGCTCCGGGGACGCGCGCTTTGTGGACGGCTTTGTGACGGCCTCCCTCACCGTGAGCATCGGCGCCATGGCCATAGTGGGGTCCATCCAGGACGGCCTCGCGGGCGACTACTCCACCCTCATGCTCAAGGGGGCGCTCGACGCCATCATCGTCTGCGCCATGGCGGCGTCCATGGGCCGCGGCTGCCTCTTCTCCGCCCTGCCCGTCGGCGTGCTGCAGGGCAGCATGACCGCGCTGGCGACGCTTCTGCACCCCATCATGACCGATGCGGCGCTGGCAAACCTGAGCCTCGTCGGCTCCATGCTGGTCTTCTGCGTGGGCGTGAACCTCATCTGGCCGCGCACCTTCAAGCCCGCCAACATGCTGCCCTCCGTGGTTATCGCCGTCGTCTACGCCCTGATAGCGCAGGCCGTGGCATGA
- a CDS encoding HAD family hydrolase, which yields MIKLILSDMDGTLLPFGAVTVSQRTHEAVLAAQQAGIHFGPASGRDRAALLPAFYGDQRCVSTGIMANGKQVFLNGELILRRSLPQDAVMRLGEALLPFEGSFALASVISEDPFSSATSYALGVAAGDETARANIAGARQAITPAGELPSDGAVISAGIFVDTRFNAIDDLRRIAESTCPDLAFPQPAPFFLDVIERGWTKASALPALLDAMGITPEEVAYFGDSENDLTMLEAIPNSYAVANASPEARGAARQHIGPCEEDAVAQFIEDLLA from the coding sequence ATGATCAAGCTCATACTCTCGGACATGGACGGCACGCTGCTCCCCTTTGGCGCCGTCACCGTCAGTCAGCGCACGCATGAGGCCGTCCTCGCCGCTCAACAGGCAGGCATCCACTTTGGGCCCGCAAGCGGCCGAGACCGCGCCGCGCTTCTCCCCGCCTTTTACGGAGACCAGAGGTGCGTCTCCACGGGAATTATGGCCAACGGCAAGCAGGTGTTTCTCAACGGCGAGCTCATCTTGCGCAGGTCGCTTCCCCAGGACGCCGTGATGCGCCTGGGCGAGGCGCTTCTTCCCTTTGAGGGCAGCTTTGCCCTGGCAAGCGTGATCTCGGAGGACCCCTTCTCGTCCGCCACCAGCTATGCGCTGGGCGTCGCCGCAGGTGACGAGACCGCCCGCGCCAACATCGCCGGCGCCCGGCAGGCCATCACCCCCGCAGGGGAGCTCCCCTCAGACGGGGCCGTCATCTCCGCCGGCATCTTTGTGGACACGCGCTTCAACGCCATCGATGACCTGCGGCGCATTGCAGAAAGCACATGTCCTGACCTGGCCTTCCCCCAGCCGGCGCCCTTCTTCCTGGACGTCATCGAGCGCGGCTGGACCAAGGCAAGCGCGTTGCCGGCCCTCCTCGACGCCATGGGCATCACGCCGGAGGAGGTCGCCTACTTCGGGGACTCCGAGAACGACCTCACCATGCTCGAGGCCATCCCCAACTCCTACGCCGTGGCCAACGCATCGCCCGAGGCAAGGGGTGCCGCCCGTCAACACATTGGGCCCTGCGAGGAGGACGCCGTGGCTCAGTTCATCGAGGACCTCCTGGCCTAG
- a CDS encoding DEAD/DEAH box helicase, with translation MSVFDRYAPFVQDFIYENGWDSLRGIQVAAGDAIFNSDDHVLLCASTASGKTEAAFFPILTEFWENPPASVGAIYVGPTKALINDQFYRLTGLCARADIPVWHWHGDVSASHKAKLMKHPSGILQITPESLEALLMHRHAAISSLFCNLRYVVIDEVHSLLRGDRGGQTICLIERLSRMAGVDPRRIGLSATMGDPESVGRFLAAGTGRNTVIPKVEEPPRTWRLSMEHFFQTGPQATELSFASTSPTEVEVLSTQAAPSPAPAIDGPKPHPTAGSAVKDRESNAASTARACLFPRAVSQAEGRECLSTGIDMPEPDDLLDDTAPDGADPAIGYVFEHTRGRKCLVFTNSREEAEEVTTTLRRYCEVNHEPDRFLIHHGNLSASIRESAEELMRDDSADLSIVATATLELGIDVGRLERAFQINAPFTVSGFLQRMGRTGRREAPPEMWFVMREEQPEPRALTPETLPWELLQGIALVQLYREEHWVEPARLDRLPYSLLCHQTLAILASEGELTPPQLATRVLTLTPFHRISADDFRILLRHLLAHDYVETTETGGLIVGLAGERVTNNYKFYAVFQESVEYTVRCDSQEIGTLCAPPPPGEKVAIAGHVWLVEEVDHKRRLLYVTQVKGRVPAYFGECAGDINTRVLVRMRQALEESTPYAYLRPQARARLAQARHVAKNGGLTKSPLVSLGGNMWCLFPWLGSYAFLALERLLKIRCAKDLGLKGLDSSRPYFMAFVMREDMTEQAFFEILTGAAAELGDPMDLVYPAEVPYFEKYDELVPEELVRKGFALGTLDVAGMKERVRQWANERGIIWAEPAQVVPAD, from the coding sequence ATGTCCGTCTTTGACCGATACGCACCCTTTGTTCAGGACTTCATCTACGAGAACGGCTGGGACTCGCTGCGTGGCATCCAGGTGGCCGCAGGAGACGCCATCTTCAACAGCGACGACCACGTCCTTCTCTGTGCGTCCACCGCATCGGGCAAGACGGAGGCCGCGTTCTTTCCCATCCTGACGGAGTTCTGGGAGAACCCACCGGCATCCGTGGGCGCCATCTACGTTGGCCCCACCAAGGCCCTTATCAACGACCAGTTCTATCGCCTGACTGGCCTCTGCGCACGCGCGGACATTCCCGTATGGCACTGGCACGGAGACGTCTCTGCCAGTCACAAGGCCAAGCTCATGAAGCATCCCTCGGGCATCCTGCAGATTACGCCGGAGTCCCTCGAGGCGCTGCTCATGCACAGGCATGCCGCAATATCGAGCCTCTTCTGCAACCTGCGCTACGTGGTCATCGACGAGGTTCACTCCCTGCTGCGCGGAGACCGCGGCGGCCAGACCATCTGCCTCATAGAGCGCCTCTCCCGCATGGCAGGCGTCGACCCGCGCCGCATAGGCCTCTCCGCCACCATGGGAGACCCGGAATCCGTAGGCCGCTTCCTGGCGGCTGGCACCGGCAGAAACACCGTCATCCCCAAGGTCGAGGAGCCGCCCCGCACCTGGCGCCTCTCCATGGAGCACTTCTTCCAAACCGGCCCCCAAGCCACCGAGCTCTCGTTCGCCAGCACCTCCCCAACCGAGGTAGAGGTACTCTCCACCCAGGCGGCCCCGAGCCCCGCCCCTGCCATCGACGGCCCGAAGCCGCACCCGACGGCGGGGTCGGCAGTCAAGGACCGGGAGTCAAATGCCGCCTCAACGGCTCGGGCATGTCTATTCCCGCGCGCAGTTTCGCAGGCCGAAGGCCGAGAATGTTTGAGCACGGGGATAGACATGCCCGAGCCCGATGACCTACTTGACGACACCGCCCCCGACGGCGCCGACCCCGCCATCGGGTACGTCTTTGAGCACACGCGCGGTCGCAAGTGCCTCGTCTTCACCAATTCGCGCGAGGAGGCCGAGGAGGTCACCACCACCCTCAGGCGCTACTGCGAGGTCAACCACGAGCCTGACCGCTTCCTCATCCACCACGGCAACCTCTCCGCCAGCATCAGGGAGAGCGCCGAGGAGCTCATGCGGGATGACTCCGCGGACCTCAGCATCGTGGCCACCGCAACCCTCGAGCTCGGCATTGACGTGGGGCGCCTGGAACGTGCCTTCCAGATAAACGCCCCCTTCACCGTCTCTGGCTTCCTTCAGCGCATGGGCCGCACCGGCCGGCGCGAGGCCCCGCCTGAGATGTGGTTCGTCATGCGAGAAGAACAGCCCGAGCCGCGGGCCCTCACGCCAGAGACCCTCCCCTGGGAGCTCCTGCAGGGCATCGCCCTCGTCCAGCTCTACCGCGAGGAGCACTGGGTTGAGCCCGCGCGCCTGGACCGCCTGCCCTACAGCCTGCTCTGCCACCAGACCCTGGCCATTCTCGCCTCCGAGGGGGAGCTCACGCCCCCGCAGCTGGCAACGCGGGTGCTCACACTCACGCCCTTCCACCGCATCAGCGCGGACGACTTTCGCATCCTGCTGCGCCACCTTCTGGCGCACGACTACGTTGAGACCACGGAGACCGGCGGCCTCATCGTGGGGCTTGCCGGGGAGCGCGTCACAAACAATTACAAGTTCTATGCCGTCTTCCAGGAGAGCGTGGAGTACACCGTCCGCTGCGACTCGCAGGAGATCGGCACCCTCTGCGCCCCTCCCCCACCAGGCGAGAAGGTCGCCATCGCGGGACACGTCTGGCTTGTGGAGGAGGTCGACCACAAGCGGCGCCTGCTCTACGTCACACAGGTAAAGGGGCGCGTGCCCGCCTACTTTGGCGAGTGCGCCGGAGACATCAACACGCGCGTCCTCGTGCGCATGCGCCAGGCGCTGGAGGAGTCCACCCCCTACGCCTACCTGCGGCCGCAGGCGCGGGCCCGCCTTGCCCAGGCCCGGCACGTCGCCAAGAACGGCGGACTCACCAAGTCGCCGCTCGTGAGCCTTGGGGGCAACATGTGGTGCCTCTTCCCCTGGCTGGGAAGCTACGCCTTCCTCGCGCTGGAGCGTCTCCTCAAGATCAGGTGTGCCAAGGACCTCGGTCTCAAGGGCCTGGACTCCTCGCGCCCCTACTTCATGGCCTTCGTCATGCGCGAGGACATGACCGAGCAGGCCTTCTTTGAGATCCTGACCGGCGCCGCCGCGGAGCTTGGAGACCCCATGGACCTGGTCTACCCCGCCGAGGTCCCCTACTTCGAGAAGTACGACGAGCTCGTGCCGGAGGAGCTTGTCCGCAAGGGCTTTGCCCTGGGCACCCTTGACGTAGCGGGCATGAAGGAACGCGTCCGCCAGTGGGCCAACGAGCGCGGCATCATCTGGGCCGAGCCCGCGCAGGTTGTCCCCGCGGACTAG
- a CDS encoding type II toxin-antitoxin system RelB/DinJ family antitoxin — protein MATAVISGRVDEQVRESAERYIQAAGLTVADVIRTVWERIARTGEVPREEAVGEPADAAWNDFMAFRDEISGEASWLDALTEREVRDLVAARYE, from the coding sequence ATGGCAACTGCGGTGATTTCTGGTCGGGTCGACGAGCAGGTGAGGGAGTCGGCCGAGCGTTACATCCAGGCCGCCGGCCTGACCGTTGCGGACGTCATCAGGACGGTGTGGGAGAGAATTGCCAGGACGGGCGAGGTGCCCCGCGAAGAGGCGGTGGGGGAGCCGGCCGACGCCGCCTGGAACGACTTCATGGCCTTCCGAGATGAGATTTCTGGCGAGGCGTCTTGGCTCGACGCGCTCACTGAGCGCGAGGTAAGAGACCTGGTGGCGGCTCGCTATGAGTAG